A region from the Triticum urartu cultivar G1812 chromosome 1, Tu2.1, whole genome shotgun sequence genome encodes:
- the LOC125545638 gene encoding putative RNA polymerase II subunit B1 CTD phosphatase RPAP2 homolog, with protein sequence MRNNLPSAVCFDPRLSPSPNLQTLSSPHHNPLPMATAAAARPAARTTVNVAGAVYRVQLALLDGAAASNEPLLHAAAAVLSRADYDDVVTERSIAEACGHPACTSPLPDPANPKAAPRFHISLREHRVYDLEEARKFCSERCLVASAAFAASLPPDRPFGIPPNRLDALAALFEGSGAGPGLGFRADGGKKEDEGRKVEIVEKEAPGPGEVTLQEWIGPSGAIEGYVPRHHPIQEGPMPQAKQGKASRAELSGSKNLNSGAAVPGEHSMAVSSSVEAQVGSEDIAKKIDDMVLHESTKTKEKEVDKALSKIFQQDEDTDMLLPCITDSIAKQLEHVVLEERNDKKKKKSTRASPRAYKSKPARKPAGSNRHEVGFTSTIIMGDPASAKMDQGPLGQYDFSSSILIDNQPSSSQYTVRDSMHTYTEQLHKEFGKAVDLEKNGTSDEKVSAALKSSLKAVGSKNRSQSVTWADDKSILEASKAYDIDSDAKNLSMEDIDSSLRRESAEACASALIEAAGAISSGTSEVEDAVSKAGIIILPDTLHQKQFENVHGKDTMEKVVSETDGDVVKWPTKTVLLDTDMFEVDDSWHDTPPEGFSLTLSAFATMWTTIFGWISRSSLAYVYMLDDSSVEEMLISNGREYPEKRVSKDSQSSEIKRALASCISNALPVLVSNMRMQIPVSKLETTLGYLIDTMSLVDALPALRSRQWQLLVLVLLDALSVHQLPALAPVISDSKLVQKILNSAQVSREEYDSMVDLILPFGRSAVTPMSS encoded by the exons ATGCGCAATAATCTGCCGTCTGCCGTCTGCTTCGACCCACGCTTGTCTCCCTCCCCAAATCTCCAAACTCTCTCTAGTCCCCACCACAACCCCCTCCCCATGGCGACGGCCGCCGCCGCCAGGCCGGCGGCGAGGACGACGGTGAACGTGGCCGGGGCCGTGTACCGCGTGCAGCTGGCCCTCCTCGACGGCGCGGCGGCCTCCAACGAGCCCCTCCTCCACGCGGCCGCCGCGGTGCTCTCCCGCGCCGACTACGACGACGTCGTCACCGAGCGCTCCATCGCCGAGGCGTGCGGCCACCCCGCGTGCACCAGCCCCCTCCCCGACCCCGCCAACCCCAAGGCGGCGCCGCGGTTCCACATCTCCCTCCGCGAGCACCGCGTCTACGACCTCGAGGAGGCCCGCAAGTTCTGCTCCGAGCGCTGCCTCGTCGCCTCCGCGGCCTTCGCGGCCTCGCTCCCGCCCGACCGCCCCTTCGGGATCCCGCCCAACAGGCTGGACGCCCTCGCCGCGCTCTTCGAGGGCAGCGGGGCCGGGccggggctagggtttcgggcggaCGGCGGGAAGAAGGAGGACGAGGGGAGGAAGGTGGAGATTGTGGAGAAGGAGGCGCCTGGGCCTGGCGAGGTGACGCTGCAGGAGTGGATTGGGCCGTCGGGCGCCATTGAGGGCTATGTGCCCCGCCATCACCCCATTCAAGAAG GGCCAATGCCACAGGCTAAACAGGGCAAAGCTAGTAGAGCTGAGCTGTCCGGGAGTAAGAACCTGAATTCTGGGGCTGCTGTTCCTGGCGAACATagcatggcagtttcatcttcaGTTGAAGCACAAGTGGGCTCTGAAGATATAGCTAAAAAAATTGATGACATGGTCCTTCATGAGAGCACAAAAACGAAGGAAAAAGAAGTAGATAAAGCCCTATCAAAGATTTTCCAACAGGATGAAGATACGGATATGTTATTGCCTTGCATAACTGATTCCATTGCGAAGCAACTAGAGCATGTAGTTTTGGAAGAGAGAAAtgacaagaagaaaaagaaatcAACTAGAGCATCACCAAGGGCATACAAGAGTAAGCCTGCAAGAAAACCCGCTGGAAGTAATCGCCATGAAGTAGGCTTTACTAGCACAATCATTATGGGGGATCCTGCTTCGGCAAAGATGGATCAAGGGCCTTTGGGTCAATATGACTTCTCAAGTTCCATCCTCATCGATAATCAGCCCTCATCATCTCAATACACAGTAAGAGATTCAATGCATACTTACACTGAACAACTACACAAAGAATTCGGTAAAGCAGTGGACCTTGAAAAAAATGGGACAAGTGACGAGAAGGTTAGTGCTGCACTAAAATCTTCACTGAAGGCTGTAGGGTCTAAGAACAGAAGTCAGTCTGTAACATGGGCAGATGATAAGAGCATCTTAGAAGCAAGCAAAGCATATGACATCGATTCAGATGCTAAAAATCTATCTATGGAGGACATTGACAGTTCACTAAGGCGTGAATCTGCAGAGGCTTGTGCATCAGCCCTTATTGAAGCTGCAGGAGCTATTTCTTCAGGCACATCGGAAGTGGAAGATGCAG TTTCAAAGGCAGGGATCATCATATTGCCTGACACGCTTCACCAGAAACAGTTCGAGAATGTCCATGGCAAAGATACAATGGAAAAGGTAGTATCTGAAACAGATGGTGATGTTGTGAAGTGGCCAACAAAGACTGTGCTTCTGGACACTGACATGTTTGAAGTTGATGATTCTTGGCACGACACACCGCCAGAAGGTTTCAGTTTAACA CTGTCTGCTTTTGCAACAATGTGGACCACAATATTTGGATGGATATCCCGGTCATCTTTAGCCTATGTATACATGCTTGATGACAGTTCTGTGGAAGAGATGTTGATTTCTAATGGGAGAGAGTATCCTGAGAAGCGAGTTTCGAAAGATAGCCAATCATCTGAAATTAAAAGAGCTTTAGCTTCTTGCATTTCTAATGCACTGCCGGTACTTGTATCAAACATGAGGATGCAAATCCCAGTTTCAAAGTTGGAGACTACTCTG GGATACTTGATTGACACAATGTCACTTGTTGACGCACTGCCTGCTCTGAGATCAAGGCAATGGCAACTGTTGGTTCTTGTTCTACTCGACGCACTCTCTGTGCACCAGCTTCCTGCTCTTGCTCCAGTGATCTCAGACTCAAAGCTCGTGCAGAAG ATCCTAAACTCGGCTCAGGTTAGCAGAGAGGAGTACGACTCCATGGTCGACCTCATCCTCCCTTTCGGAAGATCCGCCGTGACGCCCATGTCAAGTTAA